The proteins below come from a single Treponema phagedenis genomic window:
- a CDS encoding TIGR00282 family metallophosphoesterase, whose amino-acid sequence METTKIFFGGDVCGLIGVKTLKKNLPSIIDRYGIDFVYINGENASSGVGIRPSESNVFFESGVDVITGGNHSLERFDLRDTYGKEPRILRPENYPFAKGSGIYITEKKSLTYIVINIQGREYMKPIDCPFQTLDRIYDTIFKQYPDALILVDIHAESSTEKEALGYYLDGRAALVAGSHTHTQTADEKILPNGTAYITDAGMIGARYSVIGGDPEMIIKRARTQVPQKFTIPEKGETIFSGIIAEIHNETKKAIAIDRIKIFDYID is encoded by the coding sequence ATGGAAACAACAAAAATATTTTTTGGAGGAGATGTCTGCGGTTTAATCGGAGTCAAAACGCTTAAAAAAAATCTTCCTTCAATTATTGATAGATATGGAATTGATTTTGTATATATTAACGGTGAAAACGCGAGCTCCGGAGTAGGAATACGTCCTTCCGAATCCAATGTTTTTTTTGAGTCCGGAGTTGATGTTATTACGGGAGGGAACCATAGTCTGGAACGTTTTGATTTACGTGATACATACGGTAAAGAACCGCGAATCTTGCGCCCTGAAAATTATCCTTTTGCAAAAGGTTCCGGTATATATATCACGGAAAAAAAATCGCTTACCTATATTGTTATTAATATTCAAGGGCGGGAATACATGAAGCCGATTGATTGCCCTTTTCAAACACTTGATAGAATTTATGATACTATTTTCAAACAATATCCTGATGCACTTATCCTTGTTGATATTCATGCGGAATCTTCTACGGAAAAAGAAGCGCTCGGATACTATCTTGACGGAAGAGCTGCACTTGTTGCCGGCTCTCATACGCACACGCAAACCGCCGATGAAAAAATTCTTCCGAACGGAACCGCCTATATTACCGACGCGGGTATGATAGGCGCAAGATATTCCGTTATCGGAGGAGATCCGGAAATGATCATAAAGCGTGCCCGCACACAGGTGCCGCAGAAGTTTACAATTCCTGAAAAGGGGGAAACTATTTTTTCAGGCATAATTGCGGAAATCCATAATGAAACAAAAAAAGCAATTGCAATTGATCGCATAAAAATATTTGATTATATTGATTAG
- a CDS encoding ISNCY family transposase has protein sequence MKLFMSIDQITRGHVIANCLEGRCTVQQAALRLNLSRRRVQQLKKAFKEKGLAAMLHGNSQRPSAKKTSKEIEQRLLALRSDPALSKSNFLHFHEIVTEEYQLQLSYSTLRRILLSHGIYSPKKRRTRKKVHKTRERRACFGELLQVDATPFPWFGGKEKSALHAFIDDARGMITGLYLCKNECLLGYLEVLRQTLENYGLPAALYPDKCSVFFVNAKKQLSIEEQLQGTKEQVTQFGKIIKYLGIDMFPAHSSQAKGRVERLWQTLQSRLPVEFARRGITTIEQANQFLKEYIGIFNKQFGVPACDSYSMFVPTPKTLDLDKLLSSVITRKLSSGSTISIKNHLFKIEQNKFGAGTMVNVLISQKHGIRALIHDEFYPIVPLDDIYRTDTVGRTGDLPQVVIDLIYEFLLKDAKAG, from the coding sequence ATGAAATTATTTATGAGCATTGATCAAATTACACGAGGACATGTTATCGCCAACTGCTTAGAGGGGAGATGTACGGTACAACAAGCTGCGCTTCGATTAAACCTTTCACGAAGACGCGTACAGCAATTAAAAAAGGCGTTCAAAGAAAAGGGTTTAGCAGCAATGCTGCATGGCAACAGTCAGCGTCCCTCTGCAAAGAAGACCTCGAAAGAAATTGAGCAGCGATTACTTGCGCTGCGAAGCGATCCCGCATTGTCAAAAAGCAATTTTTTGCATTTTCATGAAATAGTAACTGAAGAATATCAATTGCAGCTGTCATATTCGACTCTGCGCCGTATTCTGTTATCACATGGAATTTATTCACCAAAGAAAAGACGAACACGAAAGAAGGTGCATAAAACGCGCGAGAGAAGAGCTTGCTTCGGAGAGCTGTTGCAAGTGGACGCAACCCCGTTTCCTTGGTTCGGCGGGAAAGAAAAATCCGCATTACATGCTTTTATTGATGATGCGCGCGGAATGATTACCGGTCTTTATTTATGCAAAAACGAGTGCCTGCTCGGATATTTAGAAGTTCTGCGGCAGACACTCGAAAATTACGGACTCCCTGCCGCTCTTTATCCGGATAAGTGTAGCGTTTTTTTTGTTAATGCAAAAAAACAGTTATCCATTGAGGAGCAATTACAAGGAACCAAGGAACAAGTAACACAATTCGGCAAAATTATCAAGTACTTAGGAATCGATATGTTCCCGGCTCATTCATCACAAGCAAAAGGACGTGTTGAGCGATTATGGCAAACTTTACAAAGCCGACTCCCTGTTGAATTTGCACGACGCGGAATTACAACCATAGAGCAAGCAAATCAATTCTTAAAAGAGTATATCGGTATTTTCAACAAACAGTTTGGTGTTCCTGCCTGCGATTCATATTCAATGTTTGTACCGACGCCAAAAACACTCGATCTTGATAAACTGTTGTCATCGGTTATTACGCGCAAACTTTCAAGCGGATCTACCATCTCAATCAAAAACCATTTGTTTAAAATTGAGCAGAATAAATTCGGCGCAGGCACAATGGTAAATGTATTGATTTCCCAAAAGCATGGTATACGCGCTTTAATACATGATGAATTCTATCCGATTGTACCGCTCGATGATATATACCGAACCGATACGGTTGGACGAACCGGAGACCTGCCTCAAGTAGTTATTGACTTGATTTATGAATTCTTACTTAAAGATGCAAAAGCAGGATAA
- the glsA gene encoding glutaminase A, whose amino-acid sequence MKDILQKAYDYGIAYAGKGVPANYIPELEKENPNIAAAVIIDKDGQQYEVGEPHHKFTIQSVVKVIIYLCVLEHYDLDYIENFIGVKPSSKPYNSILDLELSNKNIPVNPFINAGAIVATWLLHEKYGNNTFEMILNRTRELVGNEKMDYSRSIFESESSCAFANRALTYMLLNDKIIAPNVNVEDLLNAYFKSCSILTDTADLANLSFVLSQDGVGIDGKQRMKPEHAKILRTVMATCGMYDYSGEFALRVGIPSKSGVGGGIVTATRGGFGLAVYCPGLDSHGNSYVGIRMLESISRDLGLSIY is encoded by the coding sequence TTGAAAGATATTTTACAAAAAGCCTATGATTACGGAATCGCATATGCGGGAAAAGGCGTGCCGGCAAATTATATTCCCGAGTTGGAAAAAGAGAATCCGAATATTGCGGCGGCGGTAATCATCGATAAAGACGGGCAGCAATATGAAGTAGGGGAGCCGCACCATAAATTTACTATTCAGAGTGTAGTAAAAGTTATTATATACCTTTGCGTGCTGGAGCATTACGATTTAGATTACATAGAAAATTTTATCGGTGTAAAACCATCCTCAAAACCGTATAATAGCATTTTAGATTTAGAATTAAGCAATAAAAATATTCCTGTCAATCCTTTTATCAATGCGGGAGCAATTGTGGCAACCTGGCTGCTGCATGAAAAATACGGCAATAATACTTTTGAAATGATTTTAAACAGAACTCGTGAACTTGTTGGTAATGAAAAAATGGATTACAGCCGAAGCATTTTTGAATCTGAAAGCTCCTGCGCTTTTGCAAACAGGGCGCTAACCTATATGCTTTTGAATGATAAAATTATTGCTCCGAATGTAAACGTAGAAGATTTATTAAATGCTTATTTTAAAAGCTGCTCTATTTTAACGGATACCGCTGACTTGGCAAATTTAAGTTTTGTCTTGTCTCAAGACGGAGTCGGCATTGACGGAAAACAACGGATGAAGCCAGAGCATGCGAAAATCTTACGCACCGTTATGGCAACATGCGGTATGTATGATTATTCCGGTGAGTTTGCACTGCGGGTAGGTATTCCGTCTAAAAGCGGAGTAGGGGGCGGCATTGTAACCGCAACAAGGGGCGGTTTCGGTTTAGCGGTTTATTGTCCGGGATTGGATTCTCACGGGAATTCCTACGTCGGTATCAGAATGCTTGAAAGCATTTCAAGAGATTTGGGACTCAGTATCTATTAA
- a CDS encoding alanine/glycine:cation symporter family protein — protein sequence MAWFSSALGMINGLLYYPILIILLLGVGLYFTLRTGFLQGRLLKETIRIVKEKPEHAGSVSSFQALMVSTASRVGTGNIVGVANAICLGGYGAVFWMWVVAIVGGSSAFIESTLAQIYKKRDENGGSYGGPSYYIETALKSRALGIVFAVSLILTYAVGFNMLAAYNLQTSFQLYEFYNPNVTPWIIGAVLALITGYCVLGGGKRIIKFTSTLVPLMSIIYILVSLIMLVVHIGLLPSIFVKIFQDAFNFKAIFGGIAGSCMVYGIKRGLYSNEAGIGSAPNAAAAADVSHPVKQGLVQMLSVFIDTVLIGSATAFMCLGSGIEPSAELAGAPYVQKALSVIMGNFGHYFITFSLILFAFTTLLGNLFYVDSNLAYINGKTPSKTFMTIYRIFAAVIILFGAAQQQALAWDIGDFLMGVMALINLPAILILGKTAILALKDYEKQRKEGKDPVFHAKDIGIDTSNLDYWK from the coding sequence ATGGCATGGTTTAGTAGCGCTCTCGGAATGATCAACGGATTATTATATTATCCGATTTTGATTATTCTGCTGCTTGGAGTAGGCTTGTATTTTACCCTGAGGACAGGGTTTTTGCAAGGACGGTTACTGAAAGAGACAATTCGCATTGTGAAGGAAAAACCCGAACATGCGGGAAGCGTTTCATCTTTTCAGGCTTTGATGGTATCGACAGCCTCTCGGGTTGGAACCGGAAATATTGTAGGGGTTGCCAATGCGATTTGTTTGGGCGGATACGGTGCTGTTTTTTGGATGTGGGTGGTTGCCATTGTTGGCGGCTCTTCCGCATTTATCGAATCAACGCTTGCGCAGATTTATAAAAAAAGAGATGAAAACGGTGGCAGCTACGGCGGTCCTTCATACTATATAGAAACAGCGCTCAAAAGCAGGGCTCTGGGCATTGTCTTTGCGGTTAGTTTGATTTTAACCTATGCGGTCGGATTTAATATGCTTGCAGCGTATAATTTACAAACCTCATTTCAACTCTATGAATTTTATAACCCGAATGTAACTCCTTGGATTATCGGGGCGGTACTGGCTCTGATCACCGGATACTGCGTATTAGGCGGTGGAAAGCGTATTATTAAATTCACCTCGACCTTGGTTCCTTTGATGAGTATTATTTATATTCTTGTTTCACTTATCATGCTCGTTGTGCATATCGGTTTACTGCCGAGTATCTTTGTAAAAATATTTCAGGATGCCTTTAACTTTAAAGCAATTTTCGGCGGGATCGCAGGTTCTTGTATGGTGTACGGAATTAAGCGCGGTTTGTATTCAAACGAGGCAGGTATCGGTTCCGCACCGAATGCGGCTGCTGCGGCGGACGTAAGCCATCCGGTAAAACAAGGTTTGGTGCAAATGCTTTCCGTATTCATCGATACTGTGTTGATAGGTAGTGCTACCGCCTTTATGTGTCTGGGCTCGGGAATTGAACCAAGTGCAGAGCTGGCGGGTGCTCCCTATGTGCAAAAAGCACTTTCGGTCATTATGGGAAATTTCGGCCACTACTTCATTACTTTTTCGTTGATTTTATTTGCCTTTACCACTTTGCTGGGAAACCTTTTCTATGTGGATAGCAACTTAGCGTATATAAACGGTAAAACACCGAGCAAAACTTTTATGACGATATACCGCATTTTTGCGGCAGTTATTATCCTATTCGGAGCGGCTCAACAACAAGCACTCGCATGGGATATCGGAGATTTCCTGATGGGAGTGATGGCGCTCATCAACTTACCGGCAATTTTAATTTTAGGGAAAACAGCAATCCTTGCGCTGAAAGATTATGAAAAACAGCGAAAAGAAGGAAAGGATCCTGTATTCCACGCGAAGGACATCGGCATAGACACAAGCAACTTGGATTATTGGAAGTAA
- a CDS encoding AbrB family transcriptional regulator, translating to MHSSIVKIAVTFIFACFGGFLGIKLKIPAGAMIGALIATAAYNILSNQAHIPPNLKIIVQIVMGASIGSSFKKEVLVHLQELLVPIFMVVSCLLVFSLILGFIFYKLGRVDIITAFLSTSLGGLTDMTILADSYNADVKVVATVHTIRLTFVVILIPLVIKFISKLV from the coding sequence GTGCATTCAAGTATTGTAAAAATTGCCGTAACATTTATTTTTGCCTGCTTTGGCGGTTTTCTCGGCATAAAACTCAAGATTCCCGCAGGCGCAATGATTGGTGCCCTCATCGCAACGGCAGCGTATAATATTCTAAGCAATCAAGCTCATATCCCGCCTAATCTAAAGATTATCGTGCAAATTGTCATGGGCGCAAGTATCGGCAGCAGCTTTAAAAAAGAAGTGCTTGTGCACTTACAAGAACTGCTTGTTCCTATTTTTATGGTGGTCAGTTGTTTATTGGTTTTTTCTTTAATACTCGGTTTTATTTTTTATAAGCTTGGAAGGGTGGATATTATAACCGCCTTTCTGTCAACATCACTGGGCGGTTTAACCGATATGACAATTTTAGCCGATTCCTATAATGCGGATGTAAAGGTAGTTGCAACCGTGCATACTATTCGGCTAACGTTTGTGGTTATTTTAATTCCTCTGGTAATAAAGTTTATAAGCAAATTAGTGTAG
- the citC gene encoding [citrate (pro-3S)-lyase] ligase encodes MNITYERAFLSIASEYHALKNFLVAQDLLLDDDIEYTVLAKIGDTIIGSASLARHVIKCIGVDPEYRGMAITNMLISKVIEYAASIGIFHLFIFTKPDNAAFFSSLGFTQIAETDKLVLFDNNPKLLYEYVKSLESYKRSGKKIAAIVMNCNPFTYGHQFLIETACKENDAVHLFIVEEDKSVFPFAVRYDLVKQGTAHLSNLQIHAGGKYIISSSIFPSYFLKDSKVIVETHARLDVNIFGSYIAPALNIHYRYVGTEPNDPVTKNYNEVMKELLPDFGITCVEVQRKTHAGNPISASAVRKIIRETSGQEELCVLKEFVPEATYRFLLSPQAEPVLKKIREPVRMPD; translated from the coding sequence ATGAATATCACATACGAAAGAGCTTTTTTAAGTATTGCATCCGAATATCACGCGCTGAAAAATTTTCTGGTGGCGCAGGACTTATTGCTTGATGATGATATCGAGTACACCGTTCTTGCAAAGATAGGCGACACGATAATCGGCTCCGCCTCGCTTGCGCGGCATGTAATAAAATGTATCGGCGTTGATCCCGAATATCGCGGTATGGCGATAACCAATATGCTGATAAGCAAGGTGATCGAATACGCCGCGAGCATCGGAATATTTCATCTTTTTATTTTTACCAAACCTGACAATGCCGCCTTTTTTTCAAGTCTCGGGTTTACGCAAATCGCCGAAACGGACAAGCTTGTTTTGTTTGATAATAATCCTAAACTTCTTTACGAGTATGTAAAGAGTCTTGAGTCGTACAAGCGGTCGGGGAAAAAAATTGCGGCGATTGTAATGAATTGTAATCCGTTTACCTACGGACATCAATTTTTAATAGAAACCGCATGCAAAGAAAATGATGCTGTGCATCTTTTTATTGTAGAAGAAGATAAATCGGTTTTTCCGTTTGCCGTTCGCTATGATTTGGTAAAGCAGGGAACCGCGCATCTTTCCAATCTGCAAATTCATGCGGGCGGAAAATATATTATTTCATCATCGATTTTTCCCAGTTATTTTTTAAAAGATTCAAAGGTGATTGTGGAAACTCATGCCCGTCTTGATGTAAACATTTTCGGCTCTTATATTGCACCGGCTTTAAATATTCACTATCGCTATGTGGGAACCGAACCGAATGATCCGGTAACTAAAAACTATAACGAAGTAATGAAAGAGCTGCTGCCGGATTTTGGAATTACCTGTGTGGAAGTGCAGCGGAAAACCCATGCGGGAAATCCAATCTCTGCGTCGGCAGTGCGGAAAATCATACGGGAAACCAGCGGACAGGAAGAGTTGTGTGTATTGAAAGAGTTTGTGCCGGAAGCAACATACCGTTTTTTACTTTCTCCTCAAGCCGAACCTGTTTTAAAAAAGATACGGGAGCCGGTGCGCATGCCTGATTAA
- the rdgB gene encoding RdgB/HAM1 family non-canonical purine NTP pyrophosphatase: MKLYIATGNEHKKKEFMQILQGIHCVLPKDEGISFDPEETGSSFLENALIKAKALFSEVKQPVIADDSGICIDALGGMPGVYSARYGDKAGKILNAEEKNMLVLQQMTGKQERSCRFVCCIVLMLSSDRIYTVQETCEGIVADKPFGEGGFGYDPIVYLPTFQKTVAELSEEEKNRFSHRGKAGAKIAALLKML, from the coding sequence ATGAAACTATATATTGCAACAGGAAATGAGCATAAAAAGAAAGAGTTTATGCAAATCTTACAAGGCATACACTGCGTGCTGCCTAAGGATGAAGGAATTTCCTTTGATCCGGAAGAGACGGGATCGAGTTTTTTAGAAAATGCCCTAATAAAAGCAAAGGCTCTTTTTTCGGAAGTTAAGCAACCGGTTATTGCCGATGATTCAGGGATTTGTATTGATGCACTTGGCGGAATGCCGGGTGTGTATTCAGCACGATATGGAGATAAGGCCGGAAAGATTCTTAATGCTGAAGAAAAAAACATGCTTGTGCTGCAACAAATGACAGGAAAGCAAGAAAGAAGCTGTCGTTTTGTTTGCTGTATTGTGCTCATGCTTTCGTCTGACAGGATATACACAGTTCAGGAAACTTGTGAAGGGATTGTTGCCGATAAACCGTTCGGGGAAGGCGGTTTCGGCTATGATCCGATTGTGTATCTTCCGACATTTCAAAAGACGGTTGCAGAGCTGAGCGAAGAAGAAAAAAACCGATTTTCACACCGCGGAAAAGCAGGAGCAAAAATAGCAGCTCTTTTAAAAATGCTCTAA
- a CDS encoding galactose ABC transporter substrate-binding protein encodes MKRLIACGICIAMLGVLVGCTNKGVKKPRIGVVVYKYDDSFITIMRSTINAASKNKAELLILDGENSQPIQNKQVDRLIERNVDVLAVNIVDRSQALPIIKKARKANLPIVFFNREPFAQDLKSYDKAFYVGALAEQSGTMQGQLAVNYFNKNPQADKNRDGIIQYVMLEGEPGHQDAELRSKYSILAMENSGKKIEKLASETARWNREDARKKTSEFLTAFGDSIELILANNDDMALGAMDALKIARYYQDKKYIPIIGVDATTEAVEAIRDGYLYATILNDAKGQAAIVFKLAYELALGNPASECGEKIVDGVYIWVPSKMVTKENYTDFD; translated from the coding sequence ATGAAGCGACTAATTGCTTGTGGTATATGTATTGCAATGCTTGGAGTACTTGTCGGCTGTACTAATAAAGGCGTTAAAAAACCTCGCATCGGAGTGGTTGTTTATAAATATGATGATAGTTTTATCACAATTATGCGGTCGACGATTAATGCCGCAAGCAAAAATAAGGCAGAGCTCCTTATACTTGACGGGGAAAATTCTCAACCGATTCAGAACAAGCAAGTTGACAGATTAATTGAAAGAAATGTCGATGTGCTTGCGGTAAATATTGTAGACAGATCACAGGCATTACCGATCATTAAAAAAGCAAGAAAGGCAAATTTGCCGATAGTGTTTTTTAATCGGGAACCTTTTGCACAAGATTTAAAATCTTATGATAAGGCGTTTTATGTCGGCGCCCTGGCGGAACAGTCGGGAACAATGCAAGGACAGCTTGCGGTCAATTATTTTAATAAAAATCCGCAGGCGGATAAAAACAGGGACGGTATTATCCAGTATGTTATGCTGGAAGGAGAACCGGGACATCAGGATGCCGAGCTGCGCAGCAAGTATTCTATTCTGGCAATGGAGAATAGCGGCAAGAAAATCGAAAAGCTTGCTTCTGAAACTGCAAGGTGGAATAGAGAAGATGCAAGAAAAAAAACAAGCGAATTTTTAACAGCCTTTGGAGACAGTATAGAACTTATTCTTGCAAATAATGATGATATGGCGTTAGGTGCAATGGATGCGCTTAAGATTGCAAGATATTATCAGGATAAAAAATACATTCCCATTATTGGAGTAGATGCTACCACAGAAGCTGTTGAAGCGATTAGGGATGGTTATTTATATGCAACTATTTTGAACGATGCAAAAGGACAAGCTGCTATCGTATTTAAACTTGCATATGAGCTTGCCTTGGGAAATCCGGCATCCGAGTGCGGAGAAAAAATAGTTGACGGAGTGTATATCTGGGTGCCGAGCAAAATGGTAACAAAAGAAAACTATACAGATTTTGACTAA
- the citX gene encoding citrate lyase holo-[acyl-carrier protein] synthase, producing MYYDSDTEKRMLTILKAREERSSFQKELINRYHQSLISYTLNIPGKIKRSTEIDMFFYVGWEKILSLLTTENILHLSVKDKPTGLEGFVVSSENAEQLKRRMIQLEESIPPFRLLDIDVFDKDFTQISRRECKLPPRRCLLCSQEAALCCKMQTHNSFELSAYCQKLIHEFLSERRAQS from the coding sequence TTGTACTACGATTCTGATACGGAAAAGAGAATGCTTACAATATTGAAAGCACGGGAAGAGCGGAGTTCATTCCAAAAAGAGTTAATCAATCGGTATCATCAATCGCTTATCTCGTATACGCTGAACATTCCGGGGAAAATAAAACGCTCAACCGAAATCGATATGTTTTTTTATGTGGGATGGGAAAAAATTCTTTCCCTTTTGACGACTGAAAATATTTTGCATCTTAGTGTAAAAGACAAGCCGACAGGGTTGGAGGGGTTTGTTGTATCAAGCGAAAATGCTGAACAGCTTAAACGCCGTATGATACAATTAGAAGAAAGCATTCCGCCCTTTCGCTTACTTGATATCGATGTTTTTGACAAAGATTTTACTCAAATTTCGCGCAGAGAATGTAAACTTCCGCCGCGCCGCTGCTTACTCTGCTCGCAAGAAGCGGCGCTTTGTTGTAAAATGCAAACTCATAATTCATTCGAGCTTTCCGCATATTGCCAAAAACTGATACATGAATTTTTATCTGAGCGCCGAGCTCAATCTTAA
- the citG gene encoding triphosphoribosyl-dephospho-CoA synthase CitG: MNFAHTIASYCVKALVYEVIATPKPGLVDSNDSGAHTDMNLFTFFESAFALYPYFLQCAEYGVQHTGTPSELFVKARSLGVEAEKIMLRATGGVNTHKGIIFSFGLVCLAAGYVEKNNPEKRNDPHGISEYITKMVHNISEEMRYKMPGKTYGQSAFLQLGIKGIRGEAEEGFSKALHIGLRAFESFYTGENINDALLYTMLHIMKSLDDTNVIGRGGYEHLRWLQAEAKNILNDENSFRKNNYEMLKRLNASCIKKNISPGGVADYLALTLLFYFLKQRV; this comes from the coding sequence ATGAATTTTGCGCATACTATTGCTTCATATTGTGTAAAGGCTCTTGTTTATGAGGTTATCGCCACGCCGAAACCCGGTCTTGTGGATTCCAATGATTCAGGCGCTCATACCGATATGAATCTTTTCACCTTTTTTGAAAGTGCTTTTGCCTTGTATCCTTATTTTCTGCAGTGCGCGGAATATGGTGTACAACATACCGGTACTCCATCGGAACTTTTTGTAAAAGCTCGCTCGCTCGGAGTTGAAGCGGAAAAAATCATGCTTCGTGCAACTGGAGGAGTGAACACGCATAAAGGGATTATTTTTTCTTTCGGACTTGTTTGTCTTGCTGCAGGTTACGTGGAAAAAAATAATCCTGAAAAGCGAAATGATCCGCATGGTATTTCTGAATATATTACAAAAATGGTTCATAATATTTCAGAGGAAATGCGATATAAAATGCCTGGTAAAACATACGGGCAATCCGCATTTTTACAACTTGGAATAAAAGGCATTCGCGGAGAGGCGGAAGAAGGTTTTTCAAAAGCACTACATATAGGGCTGCGAGCTTTTGAATCTTTTTACACGGGAGAAAATATCAACGATGCGCTTTTATACACCATGCTGCATATTATGAAATCCTTAGATGATACAAATGTTATCGGCCGCGGCGGATATGAGCATCTGCGGTGGCTGCAAGCAGAGGCGAAAAACATTTTAAACGATGAAAATAGTTTTAGAAAAAATAATTACGAGATGCTTAAAAGGTTAAATGCTTCATGTATTAAAAAGAACATAAGTCCCGGCGGTGTTGCAGATTATCTTGCCTTAACCTTATTATTTTATTTTTTAAAACAAAGAGTATAG
- a CDS encoding ClC family H(+)/Cl(-) exchange transporter, producing the protein MIKTMQSKTKELLSEWYGSNFMLMIESLVIGVLTGFVVVGFRKAIEYVTFGRMRLYAILETKGIWYFLLWIFAVVIIAYLLGLMSKLYPMIKGSGIPQLKGSFLHRLELKTWPELPLKIITGAVGIGMGMSLGREGPSVQIGGYVGDAWEKIGKRTPMERIFLVTSGAAAGLAAAFNAPLAGAVFALEELHKHFNPILLICVMIASVSGDFIAGHFFGVGAVFKFNDLSILPLKYFPWLILLGIIITIVGDIFKRGLYLSQDLFDKSKIPVAFRPIIPMLVAVPIAIFLTDASGGGHTLIEKLASQEYSFSLLLVILVVKLIFTGLCYGSGSSGGIFLPLLACGALTGIIVSKALVHFQMLEPLYTLNFMIFGMAACFSAVVKAPLTGAILLLEMSGKLTHLGGLVFTCAIAFAFSTLIKSLPVYEVLLDRLLAKSKNEAEKSANKTKKEIAELSVNPGSQLDEKLVKEIVWPKHCLIVGIGRGEEEFIPNGNTKIYAGDRLIILTDEDAMRETIAALMLLAGIS; encoded by the coding sequence ATGATAAAAACCATGCAATCAAAAACAAAAGAACTTTTGTCTGAGTGGTATGGCTCCAATTTTATGCTAATGATTGAGAGCCTTGTGATCGGTGTTTTAACAGGCTTTGTAGTAGTAGGTTTTAGAAAAGCAATCGAATATGTTACATTCGGGCGAATGCGACTGTATGCGATCTTGGAAACAAAAGGCATATGGTATTTTTTGCTTTGGATTTTTGCCGTTGTTATTATTGCGTATTTACTGGGGCTTATGAGTAAACTGTATCCGATGATTAAAGGCAGCGGTATTCCGCAATTAAAAGGTTCTTTTTTGCATAGGCTTGAATTAAAAACATGGCCGGAGCTTCCGCTTAAAATAATTACCGGAGCGGTTGGAATAGGTATGGGGATGTCGCTTGGGAGGGAAGGTCCTTCTGTTCAAATAGGAGGTTATGTCGGAGATGCTTGGGAAAAAATCGGCAAGCGTACTCCGATGGAACGAATCTTTTTGGTAACAAGCGGTGCCGCAGCGGGGTTGGCTGCCGCATTTAATGCGCCCCTTGCCGGGGCTGTGTTTGCGTTAGAAGAGTTGCATAAACATTTTAATCCGATCTTGCTTATCTGTGTAATGATAGCCTCTGTTTCCGGAGACTTTATTGCAGGTCATTTTTTCGGGGTGGGAGCTGTTTTTAAATTTAACGATTTGAGCATTTTGCCGCTCAAATATTTTCCCTGGCTTATACTGCTTGGTATCATCATTACTATTGTCGGAGATATTTTTAAACGCGGATTGTATCTTTCTCAGGATTTGTTTGATAAATCTAAAATTCCTGTTGCGTTTCGTCCGATCATTCCGATGCTTGTTGCAGTTCCGATTGCGATTTTTTTAACCGATGCTTCAGGCGGCGGGCATACCTTAATAGAAAAACTAGCATCGCAGGAATACTCTTTTTCTCTTTTGCTTGTTATTCTTGTGGTGAAACTTATTTTTACCGGCTTGTGCTACGGGTCAGGCAGTTCAGGCGGTATTTTTTTGCCGCTTCTTGCCTGCGGTGCGCTTACGGGAATTATTGTTTCAAAGGCGTTAGTGCACTTTCAGATGCTGGAACCCTTGTATACTCTTAATTTTATGATTTTCGGAATGGCGGCGTGCTTTTCCGCGGTGGTAAAAGCACCGCTTACGGGAGCAATCCTCCTTTTAGAAATGAGCGGAAAGCTTACGCATCTTGGCGGTTTGGTATTTACCTGCGCTATTGCCTTTGCTTTTTCTACTCTGATAAAATCTCTTCCCGTGTATGAGGTATTACTTGATCGGCTGCTTGCAAAATCAAAAAACGAAGCTGAGAAAAGTGCCAACAAAACAAAAAAGGAAATTGCGGAGCTGTCGGTAAATCCTGGCTCCCAACTTGATGAAAAACTTGTAAAAGAAATTGTATGGCCAAAGCACTGCTTAATTGTAGGGATTGGCCGCGGTGAAGAAGAATTTATTCCCAACGGCAATACTAAAATCTATGCGGGCGACAGGCTAATTATTCTCACCGATGAGGACGCGATGAGGGAAACCATTGCCGCGTTAATGTTGCTCGCGGGGATTTCTTAA